One Coffea arabica cultivar ET-39 chromosome 5e, Coffea Arabica ET-39 HiFi, whole genome shotgun sequence DNA segment encodes these proteins:
- the LOC113722710 gene encoding disease resistance protein RGA2-like, giving the protein MVCKMHDIVHDFAQFLTKSECHALGGAGRNSSSERARHLTILEGTKQEMFSSRGVDFGRLRSFLTFSEFGILVPRNLFCTLKCVRTLTLSHCWLPEIPAEIGSLIHLRHLDLRHCVIVEIPAEIGRLIHLRHLDLSQNRFVALPEAICDLYYLEILDISLCQNLCCLPERIESLVHLRYLFNFGTSELNQIPQGLGKLTSLCSLTRFVVRSNSDDLAILKDLNQLEILHIEIEGEVDFGSAELGKKVNMREMYLLFSFGAHFTETPSCIESIELPPNLQQLVLDKYPGTQLPSWLVTKPLINNLTKLIINEAYNISSLPALWKLSSLEELGLIGVRKLECLGKEFFGITKAVHANSRDALGTLSNSETSISAEAVAFRNLRKLRFHNFYNWTRWEDLSEDDEEVALSIMPRLEELDFWGCGKLEILPHRILGRISSLKKLDIGRCSKLRDHYFDKTRDDWKQISHIPQVHISN; this is encoded by the coding sequence ATGGTGTGCAAGATGCATGACATAGTGCATGATTTTgcacaatttctcacaaaaaGTGAATGTCATGCACTTGGTGGAGCTGGAAGAAATTCATCCAGTGAAAGAGCACGTCATCTAACAATTTTGGAAGGCACTAAGCAGGAGATGTTTAGTTCTCGAGGCGTTGATTTTGGAAGGCTCCGGAGCTTTTTAACTTTTTCTGAATTTGGAATACTAGTTCCCCGAAATCTGTTTTGCACTTTGAAGTGCGTGAGGACTCTGACTTTAAGTCATTGTTGGCTACCTGAAATCCCAGCAGAGATAGGAAGCTTGATTCATCTTCGGCACTTGGACTTACGTCATTGTGTGATAGTTGAAATCCCAGCAGAGATAGGAAGGTTGATTCATCTTCGGCACTTGGACTTGAGTCAGAATCGTTTCGTGGCACTGCCAGAAGCTATATGTGATCTATAttatctggaaattttggataTCAGTCTTTGTCAAAATCTTTGCTGCCTTCCTGAAAGGATTGAAAGCCTTGTACACTTGAGGTACCTTTTCAATTTTGGGACCTCTGAATTAAACCAAATTCCACAAGGACTCGGGAAGCTGACGTCACTTTGTAGTTTGACTCGGTTCGTCGTTAGGAGCAACTCTGATGATTTGGCAATTTTGAAGGACCTGAACCAACTGGAAATATTACACATTGAAATTGAAGGAGAAGTAGATTTTGGGAGTGCGGAACTCGGAAAGAAGGTCAACATGCGCGAAATGTATTTGCTCTTTAGCTTCGGGGCCCACTTTACGGAAACTCCAAGTTGCATTGAAAGCATAGAATTGCCTCCAAACTTGCAACAACTTGTGCTAGATAAGTATCCAGGAACCCAGTTACCAAGTTGGCTTGTGACGAAGCCTCTCATCAATAACTTGACGAAGCTAATTATCAATGAGGCCTACAATATCTCATCCTTGCCTGCCTTGTGGAAGCTGTCGTCCCTAGAAGAACTTGGGCTCATTGGAGTGAGAAAGCTAGAATGTTTGGGCAAGGAATTCTTCGGAATTACAAAAGCAGTGCATGCGAACAGTCGTGATGCTCTTGGTACATTGTCAAACTCCGAGACATCAATCTCAGCTGAAGCAGTGGCATTTcgcaatttgagaaaattacGTTTTCATAACTTTTACAATTGGACACGTTGGGAAGACTTaagtgaagatgatgaagaagttGCTCTCTCTATCATGCCACGTCTGGAGGAGTTAGATTTTTGGGGCTGTGGAAAGCTTGAAATTCTACCACATCGCATCCTCGGAAGGATATCATCTCTCAAAAAATTGGATATTGGGCGTTGCTCCAAGTTGAGAGATCATTATTTTGACAAAACAAGAGATGACTGGAAACAAATATCACACATTCCTCAAGTTCATATATCCAATTAG
- the LOC140004367 gene encoding disease resistance protein RGA2-like → MAELIVPTIIDVLADVLVKQLGEKVNLVMGVEEEVSNISSKLATIEKVLHDAERRRLKDRSVGIWLEKLEDITYQMDDVLDEWNFKIHKAKNARTQPTLRNKVRSFIPSLRSYLKQLPVRSDIAQKIKKINGQLELTLKEADQFKFISTGGIPDSQDFKRIMTTSIIDESEVYGRAADKDALRNQVLSESSSQGRDGVQVISVVGAGGSGKTTLAQLLFNDDRVRVKNHFELTKWVCVSDPFDERRIARATLESPGKSSPDSSELEPLLQQLKETFSGKRFLLVLDDVWTKEDSKWKPFQYSLKDGAPGSVILVTTRSLEVAAAVGTTHTHHMALLSDSDCWLIMQRIAFGGRSEEWSKKKESIGQKIAEKCKGLPLAAKTLGSLLRFKDTVQQWQDVLDSEIWQLKEATMDLFPHFYLSYNELSPEQKSCFSYCAVFPKDHVINVENLIRLWIAQGYVRPRRRGRALGTGGP, encoded by the coding sequence atGGCTGAATTGATTGTTCCAACGATAATTGATGTATTGGCTGATGTTCTGGTGAAGCAGCTTGGGGAGAAGGTCAACCTGGTGATGGGGGTTGAAGAGGAGGTGTCAAATATCTCCTCTAAGTTGGCAACCATTGAAAAAGTGCTGCATGATGCAGAGAGACGAAGGCTGAAGGACAGAAGTGTTGGAATTTGGCTAGAAAAGCTTGAGGACATAACATATCAGATGGATGATGTGCTGGACGAATGgaacttcaagattcacaaagcAAAGAATGCCAGAACGCAGCCAACACTGCGGAACAAGGTTCGTTCCTTTATTCCATCCCTCCGTTCTTATCTCAAACAACTTCCTGTGCGTAGTGATATAGCtcagaaaataaagaaaataaatggacaGCTAGAATTAACTTTGAAAGAGGCAGatcaattcaaatttatttCAACTGGGGGGATTCCTGATTCTCAAGATTTTAAGCGAATTATGACTACCTCAATCATAGACGAATCAGAGGTCTATGGTCGAGCAGCTGATAAGGATGCTTTACGTAACCAAGTATTATCTGAGAGTAGTAGTCAAGGAAGAGATGGGGTTCAAGTTATCTCTGTAGTAGGGGCTGGGGGTAGTGGAAAGACCACACTTGCCCAGCTGCTCTTCAATGATGATAGAGTCAGAGTGAAGAACCATTTTGAACTTACAAAATGGGTTTGCGTATCAGATCCTTTCGATGAGAGAAGGATCGCCAGAGCAACCCTTGAGAGTCCAGGAAAGAGTTCTCCTGATTCGTCAGAGTTGGAACCACTGCTCCAACAGTTGAAAGAAACTTTTTCCGGTAAGAGATTCCTGCTTGTCCTAGATGATGTCTGGACAAAGGAAGACTCAAAGTGGAAACCTTTCCAATACTCTCTCAAGGATGGTGCTCCCGGAAGTGTAATATTGGTGACAACTAGGAGTCTAGAAGTGGCCGCAGCGGTGGGAACAACTCATACTCACCACATGGCTCTGCTGTCCGACTCTGATTGTTGGCTAATAATGCAAAGGATAGCATTTGGTGGAAGATCAGAAGAGTggtctaagaaaaaggaaagcattgggcagaaaattgcagaaaaatgtAAGGGGTTGCCACTTGCTGCAAAGACTCTGGGAAGCTTATTACGGTTCAAAGATACCGTACAACAATGGCAGGATGTTTTGGACAGTGAGATATGGCAATTGAAGGAAGCAACTATGGaccttttccctcatttttatcTAAGCTACAACGAGTTGTCCCCAGAGCAGAAAAGTTGCTTCTCCTATTGTGCTGTCTTTCCCAAAGATCATGTGATAAATGTAGAAAACCTTATTAGGCTGTGGATAGCACAAGGTTATGTTCGCCCAAGACGAAGAGGACGAGCGCTTGGAACCGGTGGGCCATGA